The Paramisgurnus dabryanus chromosome 24, PD_genome_1.1, whole genome shotgun sequence genome contains the following window.
aacaatagtaacaataatactaataaacattagttattattatttattatcatttattatcataaTCATCATTACCATCATTATCATAATTAAATATctataattattttgtatatataaatacacaaatatgGATGCATGTATTTTAGAAACATTTACGTGactatgtatatatttttatttagattttgatataatttatactatatataaaaattatagggcatagattaatctactttaatctcatacaaaataaaagtaattttttgcatattatttgagtttgtgctgtgtgtaaatatatgtatatttaaacacacacacatacatatatatatatatatattaagaaatgttttatttatatatagttttttatttatatataatatagaatatataaaaatacaaataaatatatttacacttgtaaatgtttcttaaatacatacatgaatgtgtgtgtatttatatataggcctacataataattacacaaagcacaaactcatatgttatgcaaaaaaatacttcTATTTTGtttgagattaatctagatttcTTTTCTTGTATACATataaaatacacacaacacacaaatattttatgtaaacatatagcctatatatatatatataattttttatattaataataaggCTATGTAACATTTCATAACCTTGAACTACTATAAAAATAAACTGGGGggtatattttaacatttagtATAATAAATTGTAAGCATACTTTAGCCTATATAATAGTAAATACTACACCATGTTAATGTTTAGCTTACTAGAAGTATTCTAATATGTAGTATTAAgttaactatagtaaactgaTAAACTGTACTAAAAAAACATGTTCATGGTTGGGTTCGAAAACACTATGGGGTgctttcctggacagggattatcttaaaccaggactaggcctaagtttaattaggaaatataactagtttgaacaaacatgccttactaaaacatcACTTCATTCactgcattttgaggcaaaactgATGTAGGcctattttaagatatgtcagtgcaagttcttttcagttttgatagctcttatatttattttagtctaggactagtctaaccGACCAAAGGTTATCTACATTTTACAATATAccaaaatatgcaaaatatagTATTTTAAATGTGTGGTGTGTCGAGTTAGATAAAAGGATTTCATTCAAAATCTCTCAAATTACCATTTTTGGTCAAAAATATCTTGTGTGCATGTTTACCTCAATTTGAAGTGTTAAAACCATTACTGACAAAAATACGACATGAACTGtcatgacattttaaaaataggcTATCATGATATCATaaaatatcatgacatcattaaaTATCACGACAACCAAaattttggttacattttacTTGTCCTCACTAAATAAAAAGACGTATCATGTTTGCCTTTATATCTAATATACATCTGTTCCTGATATAAAATGAGTAAAAAGTCTAATACTAATATAGTGAAACAAGTATGTACTGTGTGTGTTTAGCTGTGCGCCTCTACCAAaattgactttttaaaataaactagaCATGAGTAAAAATGCCCACTATATTATAAAGGCTATTGTTTGACCGGTCCCAACTTTCCGTCAATCATGTAAACACTTATTAACCACTCATAGTCAATCCCTTTAAGTTTATTATCTCCTAAACATATGAGCACTTAAACAGATGAATTGATTTAAACCAGTCTCGATCACAGATAACAAGACGTTTTAACTTGCGTTTTCATCGCGCCTCGCTCGCTCGCTGCTTAGCAACGCAGGCTGGTGTTATCAGAAAGAGGGCGTGGCAACGCACAGCGTATGGGAAGTCATTTGGAACAAGAGCGCGCGCACAGACTCCGGTGTCTCTCTCACGCACGCCGCGCGCTCACAGCGGGTAATATGATTACGGCTCTATTAGCTCCGTGCGCGAGGTGAGCCAGATCCAGCGCGCGCACCGCTGAGCGGAGCGCTGATGATGAAGCGCTGTCATAACGCGCTTGCGAGAAAATAGTCgagcagtttttttttaagacattCACCGACTTGAGAAAGACAAGAGGAGAAGTTAAAACTGTATTGGGTTTGTTTGAATGCCTTGATAAGTTTGTGCGTCGCATCTTTTTTTCCTCACCCACCAAGGTAAGATCCGTTCCTCATTTACTTTCTACAGTTAGTGTGTAATAGTGTCATATTTACAAGTTGTGTTTTTATTGTATAATTATTGCATATtactcattattattattatgtcaATAATTCCTTATTCATAAATTCCTCTTCTTTTGTATTTTAGATGTCATTTTTGTCTAATACAAAGATTCTTTCACTAATATGGAAATccttaaaaacatttcaattgTGAGAGGAAAAAACTGATTCTCAACAATGGGGTGTGACAACGTGACCAATGGGACGGACAGTGGCGGACCGCCCTACACCCTCCTGGTGGCCCTTTCTCTGAGCGTCCTCGTGGGTCTCCTCATCCTCCTCATCGTCTTCGGCAACGTCCTGGTGATCATCGCCGTCTTCACGAGCCGAGCTCTCAGGGCTCCCCAGAACTTGTTCCTGGTCTCACTGGCGTCAGCTGATATATTGGTGGCCACTTTGGTGATGCCTTTCTCGTTAGCCAATGAGCTGATGGGATACTGGGCTTTCGGGCAGGTGTGGTGCGAGATCTACCTCGCCCTGGACGTTCTCTTTTGCACGGCCTCGATCGCTCACCTGTGTGCCATCAGTTTGGACAGGTACTGGTCAATCACGCAAGCCATCGAGTACAACCTCAAGCGCACGCCGCAACGGATCAAGCGCATCATTTTTGTCGTCTGGGTCATTGCGGCCGTCATCTCCTTCCCGCCCCTCATTACCATGGAGAAGGAAGAGGGATCCTTCTGTGAGATCAATCGAGAAAAATGGTACATCGTTTCCTCCTCCATCGGCTCATTTTTTTTACCCTGCATCATCATGGTGCTCGTGTACATCCGAATCTACCAGATCGCCAAGAAGAGGACCAGAGAGCCCCCTGGGGACCGGAGGAAAAAGGACAAGAAAGATGAAAAGGACCCCCATGAGATGCTCAACAGGGACCCGAATGGCGCAGATGACAAGGGTGAAATAAACGGCGTGGACATGGAAGAATCCTCATCTTCCGACCACAAGGTCTCCAACCCTTGCTCGCTCAAAAAGAAGGGCTGCAAGGGCAAGACCAAACTGAGCCAGATTAAACCGGATGACAACATCGAGAAGCTAGAGGCCTGCCAGACCATCAAGACCAGCAGGTGGAAAGGTCGCCAAAACCGGGAAAAGCGCTTCACCTTTGTCCTGGCCGTAGTTATAGGCGTGTTCGTCATCTGCTGGTTCCCGTTTTTCTTTACCTACACGCTGACGGCGTTTTGCGACTGCTGCGTGCCAATGACCCTTTTCAAGTTTTTCTTCTGGTTTGGCTATTGCAACAGCTCACTCAATCCAATTATTTACACAATCTTCAATAATGACTTCAGGaggtcctttaaaaaaatactttgccgGAGAGACCGAAGAGTGGTGTGAGATCAGGTTACACCTATTTCATGTTCGTGTAATATATCACCTGGAGTTTAAGGGAAGCACTTGTgtacattgtgtcatttttcaACAAGACTAACGGAAAAATGCTTTTGCATCACAACGCATGGTTATGCAAACACAGCACAATTTGTGACAGattcatttgtttttataaatgtgtTGTTGTGTTGTACTGTTTGTGGTATGGTTTTGTGGTATTTTATCATCTGGTAACGGGACAAAGACGAAACATCACAAACTAAGCCTCACAATGTGAAAACAATGTGCCAAAGGAATAAGTACTGATGTGTTCGGCCTTCAAAGTCATGTGCAGTGCATCAAACTGTACTTTGGCCGGAATGTGCATGTCAATGTCTTCTCAGTGGGACTTTTTTATGTAGTATAATTCATTGTGAAGGTGTTGATAATGTACGACGGGTGATTtggctttaatccaaagcaaaAAGACGTTAAGCTAGTCCGACTGGAACCTTGACGGATGGTGTCACAAGACATTTCTTCTGCTTTTGATGTAGATTATATCTGTCATCCTGGATAAAATAGATGG
Protein-coding sequences here:
- the adra2a gene encoding alpha-2A adrenergic receptor, with product MGCDNVTNGTDSGGPPYTLLVALSLSVLVGLLILLIVFGNVLVIIAVFTSRALRAPQNLFLVSLASADILVATLVMPFSLANELMGYWAFGQVWCEIYLALDVLFCTASIAHLCAISLDRYWSITQAIEYNLKRTPQRIKRIIFVVWVIAAVISFPPLITMEKEEGSFCEINREKWYIVSSSIGSFFLPCIIMVLVYIRIYQIAKKRTREPPGDRRKKDKKDEKDPHEMLNRDPNGADDKGEINGVDMEESSSSDHKVSNPCSLKKKGCKGKTKLSQIKPDDNIEKLEACQTIKTSRWKGRQNREKRFTFVLAVVIGVFVICWFPFFFTYTLTAFCDCCVPMTLFKFFFWFGYCNSSLNPIIYTIFNNDFRRSFKKILCRRDRRVV